A single genomic interval of Alteromonas sp. BL110 harbors:
- the glmS gene encoding glutamine--fructose-6-phosphate transaminase (isomerizing) — translation MCGIVGAVAERNVVEILLEGLKRLEYRGYDSAGVALLQNDGTLTRIRRTGKVQELADAVAEGEALGTTGIAHTRWATHGGVTEVNAHPHFSTERVAVVHNGIIENYVNLKAQLKDKGYTFTSDTDTETIAHTVHEELKSGKALLDAVQSAVKTFHGAYGTVIMDKEDPSRVVVARSGSPLVIGLGLGENFIASDQMALLPVTRRFIFLEEGDVAEITRRDVKIFDKDGNAVEREVIESNVEHDAGDKGGYRHYMLKEIHEQPTVVRNALKDRIDENGLTADVFGQGADEIFKKVKHVQIIACGTSYHAGMTARYWLEQYANVSCNVEIASEFRYRKSVVHPNSLLITISQSGETADTLAALRLAKELGYMSSLTICNVQGSSLVRESDLAFMTRAGAEIGVASTKAFTTQLAAFLMLTLALGKENGMAEADSKAIVSALHSLPAKLEETLAITGGIEDLAEEFADKNHSLFLGRGDQYPIAMEGALKLKEISYIHAEAYASGELKHGPLALIDDEMPVIVVAPNNELLEKLKSNVEEVRARGGIMYVFADKDAAFAGDETMRVIDVPHCEAAIAPIIYTLPLQLLSYYVALIKGTDVDQPRNLAKSVTVE, via the coding sequence ATGTGTGGAATTGTTGGCGCTGTTGCTGAACGTAACGTGGTAGAAATTCTTCTAGAAGGATTAAAAAGACTAGAATATCGCGGCTATGATTCAGCTGGTGTAGCGCTATTGCAAAACGACGGCACACTCACCCGTATTCGTCGTACAGGTAAAGTGCAAGAGCTGGCTGACGCGGTGGCAGAAGGTGAAGCGTTAGGTACTACGGGTATCGCGCACACCCGTTGGGCAACCCACGGTGGCGTAACTGAAGTGAATGCTCACCCGCATTTTTCAACCGAGCGTGTTGCCGTTGTACACAACGGTATCATTGAAAACTACGTAAATCTAAAAGCGCAGTTAAAAGATAAAGGCTATACCTTTACCAGCGATACTGACACTGAAACCATTGCTCATACTGTGCACGAAGAGCTGAAATCGGGCAAAGCCCTGCTTGACGCAGTACAAAGTGCGGTTAAAACTTTCCACGGGGCTTATGGCACCGTCATCATGGATAAAGAAGACCCAAGCCGCGTGGTGGTTGCACGCTCGGGCAGCCCGCTAGTTATAGGCTTAGGGCTTGGCGAAAACTTTATTGCGTCAGACCAAATGGCGCTTTTGCCAGTAACTCGTCGCTTTATCTTTTTGGAAGAAGGTGACGTAGCCGAGATTACGCGCCGAGACGTTAAAATCTTTGATAAAGACGGTAACGCCGTTGAGCGTGAAGTGATTGAGTCAAACGTAGAGCACGATGCCGGTGACAAAGGGGGTTATCGTCACTACATGCTTAAAGAAATACACGAACAGCCAACGGTTGTGCGCAACGCGCTTAAAGATCGTATTGATGAAAACGGTCTTACCGCTGATGTATTTGGCCAAGGTGCTGATGAAATATTTAAAAAGGTTAAACACGTTCAAATCATTGCCTGTGGGACTAGTTACCACGCGGGAATGACGGCGCGCTACTGGCTAGAGCAGTACGCCAATGTGTCGTGCAACGTTGAAATAGCATCAGAGTTTCGTTACCGCAAATCGGTAGTGCACCCAAACAGCCTGCTTATTACGATTTCTCAATCAGGTGAGACAGCCGATACGCTAGCCGCACTTCGCTTAGCCAAAGAACTGGGCTATATGTCTAGTTTGACCATTTGTAACGTTCAGGGCTCGTCGTTAGTACGCGAATCTGACTTAGCATTTATGACCCGCGCTGGCGCGGAAATTGGCGTAGCATCGACCAAAGCCTTCACTACTCAGCTTGCTGCTTTCTTGATGTTAACGCTTGCATTAGGCAAAGAGAATGGTATGGCCGAGGCCGACAGCAAGGCCATAGTTTCTGCGCTTCACAGCTTACCTGCAAAACTAGAAGAAACCTTAGCTATCACTGGCGGTATCGAAGATTTAGCTGAGGAATTTGCCGATAAAAACCACAGTCTGTTCCTAGGCCGTGGCGATCAATATCCCATCGCTATGGAAGGAGCCCTTAAGCTTAAAGAGATTTCTTACATTCACGCCGAAGCCTATGCGTCTGGTGAATTGAAACACGGACCGCTTGCGCTGATTGATGATGAAATGCCGGTAATTGTGGTTGCACCGAACAACGAACTGCTTGAAAAGCTAAAGTCGAACGTTGAAGAAGTGCGCGCTCGTGGCGGTATCATGTATGTCTTTGCAGATAAAGATGCCGCGTTTGCAGGGGATGAAACCATGCGTGTTATCGACGTGCCGCATTGCGAAGCAGCTATCGCTCCCATTATCTATACCTTGCCGCTGCAGTTATTAAGCTACTATGTGGCGTTAATTAAAGGTACGGACGTTGACCAGCCGCGTAACTTGGCTAAAAGCGTGACGGTAGAATAG
- a CDS encoding Mu transposase C-terminal domain-containing protein yields the protein MLLVNSVVHENGQFYRVLAITPEHAIWIDIYKRLADPIEFDLGAITEAIQSKHTQVVSDPFIDESLKRPTEAQKKRLEENWSVMQKVADNPYRLFKHGWLRLYEEVIDQNNPEFSKKHFYKLLRQFLQRGQNKNALRPDFHKQGAPKQPRNISNKKVGRPRITTVGKGIPITDEIKQLFREAIDKYYLNSMRMPWTKVHDLVLLKFRKQYPTITRQDSPTITQLKHLFNMEYKAIKTAQARNTAIAFEKDVRQLTSTATAQVLGPGDRFEFDATIIDLYLVSEKDPSKIIGRPTLLIVIDVFSRLTAGFYLTFEPPSYVLAMMSLANCLENKVDVCRRLGISIEFEDWPALGLPTAVLADKGELLTHQADSLVNVFNTRIENAKARRGDAKGIVEQRFRTLQAEFKPYAPGVVTTETVKKRGGKDYRLDAKLSLRQMEEIIALLIYKHNLKGMKKYDADEGIPDDLPYTPKDLWQWGITNRSGALKSYDVEKFKVLTLPRNTATVSNEGIKYQSLTYSCSEAFEKGWFIRDKHRTRPQKVEIGFDPRSTNKIYVFPLGQTSQYWIAQLTDRSRAYKDMTFYEAKLSMQVSKLANSEAANANKDKQLSADEEIQKRMESAEKRAKTGSISTSNSARIKSIKSNKKEAIAQERKDRAVGSIPDNGTKAPPNNVQPMKRQEDFSHPDIPDDIYGDED from the coding sequence ATGCTGTTGGTTAATAGCGTTGTGCATGAAAACGGACAATTTTATAGGGTGTTAGCCATCACACCGGAACACGCTATTTGGATTGATATATACAAACGACTTGCTGATCCTATTGAATTTGACCTAGGCGCAATAACCGAAGCTATTCAAAGCAAACACACACAAGTCGTCAGTGATCCATTCATCGATGAATCGCTAAAACGCCCCACCGAAGCTCAAAAAAAACGGTTAGAAGAAAACTGGTCAGTTATGCAAAAAGTTGCTGATAATCCTTATCGGCTCTTCAAACATGGATGGCTTCGACTCTACGAGGAAGTTATCGATCAGAATAATCCTGAGTTTTCCAAAAAACACTTTTACAAGCTTCTGCGTCAATTTTTACAGCGTGGTCAAAACAAGAATGCTTTAAGACCTGATTTCCATAAGCAGGGAGCGCCAAAGCAACCGAGAAACATTTCTAATAAAAAAGTAGGCAGACCGCGTATCACGACTGTTGGCAAAGGCATCCCAATTACGGATGAGATTAAACAATTGTTTAGGGAGGCAATTGATAAATATTATTTGAATTCCATGAGAATGCCGTGGACAAAAGTTCATGACCTAGTGCTACTTAAATTTAGGAAGCAATATCCCACTATTACACGACAAGATTCACCAACTATTACGCAGCTAAAACACTTGTTTAATATGGAATACAAAGCCATTAAAACCGCACAAGCGCGTAACACAGCAATAGCGTTCGAAAAGGACGTGAGGCAACTTACTAGCACAGCGACTGCTCAAGTGCTTGGACCCGGAGACAGGTTTGAGTTTGACGCCACCATCATTGATCTTTATTTGGTCAGTGAAAAAGACCCATCAAAAATTATTGGTCGACCCACGCTTCTTATTGTAATCGATGTTTTTTCTCGTTTAACGGCAGGTTTCTACCTAACTTTTGAACCACCATCCTATGTTTTAGCCATGATGTCATTGGCAAACTGTTTAGAAAATAAAGTAGACGTTTGTAGGCGTTTAGGCATTTCAATCGAGTTTGAAGATTGGCCAGCGCTAGGTCTTCCAACGGCAGTATTAGCGGATAAAGGAGAGCTTCTTACCCACCAAGCAGATTCTTTAGTCAACGTGTTTAACACCCGTATAGAAAACGCAAAAGCTCGCCGAGGTGACGCTAAAGGCATTGTTGAACAGAGATTTAGAACCTTACAGGCTGAATTTAAGCCTTATGCCCCCGGCGTTGTGACAACAGAAACAGTTAAAAAAAGAGGGGGTAAGGATTATCGCCTAGATGCGAAATTGTCTCTGCGACAAATGGAAGAGATCATTGCCTTACTTATATACAAGCATAATTTAAAAGGGATGAAAAAATATGATGCTGATGAAGGGATTCCCGATGACCTGCCCTACACCCCAAAAGACTTGTGGCAATGGGGAATAACGAATAGGTCTGGTGCCTTAAAATCATATGACGTGGAAAAGTTTAAGGTGCTAACTTTACCGAGAAATACCGCGACGGTTTCAAATGAAGGAATAAAGTATCAGTCTCTGACTTATAGTTGTTCAGAGGCTTTCGAAAAAGGATGGTTTATTCGAGACAAGCATCGAACCAGACCACAGAAAGTCGAAATAGGATTTGACCCAAGGAGCACGAATAAAATTTATGTGTTCCCACTGGGGCAGACTTCTCAGTATTGGATAGCGCAGTTGACCGACCGAAGCCGCGCGTATAAAGATATGACGTTTTATGAAGCCAAGCTTTCGATGCAAGTAAGTAAACTAGCAAACAGTGAGGCAGCCAATGCCAATAAAGACAAACAGCTCTCTGCTGATGAAGAAATTCAAAAGCGCATGGAGTCAGCAGAAAAGCGAGCCAAAACTGGCAGCATATCTACATCCAATAGTGCTCGTATTAAATCTATAAAAAGTAATAAAAAGGAAGCTATAGCTCAAGAGCGCAAGGATCGTGCGGTCGGCAGCATTCCTGATAATGGTACTAAAGCACCGCCAAATAATGTTCAACCGATGAAAAGACAGGAAGATTTCTCTCACCCTGATATTCCAGATGATATATATGGAGACGAAGATTGA
- a CDS encoding DeoR/GlpR family DNA-binding transcription regulator, with protein MKSSKSVEQRRQQIVAWVKEHGQSQVEDLAVRFATSEVTIRKDLAALSRQGLLIRQFGGAVPVPSIALNTHSSQAITNEAYSSQTTSPITNAIGQCAAGLVKPGNKIVIDCGSTTASVLPYLSDIDDLVVMTNTLSTANYLTRSAKEPTVLMVGGTWDAQSQSFQGAMAEQLVSAYSFDIALIGAAGIDVNRGTTTFNELVGVTRAMAEAATKVAVLASSKKLTHKMPNLELSWKNISVLITDEGISDKDKLNIENQGVTVLIAAPSGE; from the coding sequence TTGAAAAGCAGTAAATCAGTTGAGCAGCGCCGCCAGCAGATAGTGGCGTGGGTAAAAGAACACGGTCAATCACAAGTTGAAGATTTGGCCGTGCGTTTTGCTACCTCTGAAGTGACGATAAGAAAAGATCTTGCTGCCCTTTCTCGACAAGGTTTACTTATTCGCCAGTTTGGTGGCGCAGTGCCTGTGCCATCAATAGCCTTAAATACTCACTCTTCTCAAGCCATCACTAATGAAGCATACTCAAGCCAAACGACTAGCCCAATAACTAACGCCATAGGTCAATGTGCGGCAGGTTTAGTTAAACCGGGCAATAAGATAGTAATAGATTGCGGCTCAACCACAGCTTCAGTCTTGCCTTACCTATCGGATATCGATGATTTGGTGGTAATGACCAATACGCTATCCACTGCCAATTACCTTACACGAAGTGCTAAAGAGCCCACGGTGTTAATGGTGGGAGGGACATGGGATGCCCAGTCTCAGTCGTTCCAAGGTGCAATGGCTGAACAATTAGTTAGCGCCTATAGTTTTGACATTGCACTTATTGGTGCAGCGGGCATTGATGTAAACAGAGGCACAACCACCTTTAATGAACTGGTTGGTGTGACGCGGGCCATGGCCGAGGCTGCGACAAAGGTGGCGGTATTAGCCAGCTCAAAAAAATTAACCCATAAAATGCCTAACCTAGAGCTGAGTTGGAAAAACATTTCTGTTTTGATCACTGATGAAGGCATTAGTGATAAAGACAAACTTAATATTGAAAATCAGGGCGTGACCGTGCTTATTGCAGCGCCGAGTGGAGAATAA
- a CDS encoding Gfo/Idh/MocA family oxidoreductase, translated as MISTLLVGFGFSATTFHLPFLNYLPQFSVDVVISSKPDVVKALLPEAEVYSSLEEALKIHDVDLVVITTPNHLHGRQTKLALEHSCHVLVEKPFTLDSEEAEALVELANGQNKQLCVYQNRRFDGDFLTIKQLIDDGVIGEIKRLESRFDRFRPVPRDRWRENEGPGSGIFWDLGPHLIDQALELFGNPKAVSANIMALRENGQSDDTFDVTLHYGDKVIKLGSSAFQAGKTLRYDVQGTKGSFRKFYLDPQESQLREGLSFDDPGWAITSDKEHGVLTVASKSGELVEETIETRKGEYLTFFNRLAHAIEDGQFSPANASTVVPVIKVIELAIQANEQKQTLSFN; from the coding sequence ATGATATCTACACTACTCGTCGGCTTTGGGTTTTCAGCCACTACGTTCCATTTACCATTTCTAAATTACCTACCGCAGTTCTCGGTAGATGTGGTTATTTCATCAAAACCCGATGTGGTTAAGGCGCTTTTACCTGAAGCTGAAGTGTACAGCTCGTTAGAAGAAGCGCTAAAAATTCACGATGTAGACTTGGTGGTTATCACAACGCCGAACCATCTGCACGGTCGGCAAACTAAATTGGCCTTAGAGCACAGTTGTCATGTGTTGGTAGAAAAGCCATTTACACTGGATAGCGAAGAAGCAGAAGCACTAGTAGAGCTTGCAAACGGCCAGAACAAACAGCTTTGTGTATATCAAAACAGGCGCTTTGATGGCGACTTCCTTACAATTAAACAACTTATCGACGACGGAGTAATTGGTGAGATTAAACGCTTGGAAAGTCGTTTTGACAGATTTCGCCCAGTGCCTCGGGATAGATGGCGTGAAAATGAAGGCCCAGGCAGCGGTATCTTCTGGGATTTAGGCCCGCATTTAATAGACCAAGCATTAGAGCTTTTTGGTAACCCAAAAGCGGTGTCTGCAAATATAATGGCGCTACGTGAAAACGGTCAATCAGACGATACCTTCGATGTTACGCTTCACTATGGCGATAAGGTTATAAAATTGGGTAGCTCTGCTTTTCAGGCAGGCAAAACCTTGCGCTACGACGTGCAAGGCACTAAAGGTAGCTTTCGAAAGTTCTATCTAGACCCACAAGAAAGCCAGTTACGAGAAGGGCTGTCTTTTGACGATCCAGGCTGGGCGATAACCAGTGATAAGGAACATGGCGTGCTAACAGTCGCAAGCAAGAGTGGCGAGCTGGTGGAAGAAACTATCGAAACACGCAAGGGTGAATACTTAACGTTTTTCAATCGTCTTGCTCACGCCATTGAAGACGGTCAGTTTTCGCCAGCTAACGCAAGCACTGTTGTACCTGTTATCAAGGTCATTGAGTTAGCTATACAAGCGAATGAGCAAAAGCAAACACTGTCGTTTAATTAA
- the glmU gene encoding bifunctional UDP-N-acetylglucosamine diphosphorylase/glucosamine-1-phosphate N-acetyltransferase GlmU, producing MAFSVVVLAAGKGTRMKSSLPKVLHKVGGVPMVQRIINTVKSLGADNIHLVYGHGGDQLKETIAEDNLNWCLQAEQLGTGHAVQQAAPHIKDDEDVLLLVGDAPLIREETLSALKSAKESCDLALLTVNLDDPTGMGRIIRENDNITAIVEHKDATEAQREIKEINTGMMMMSGKDLKRWLGELSNDNAQGEYYLTDVIAMAAAEGKRIQSAQPQSAVEVEGVNNRLQLANLERALQHRQADELMMNGVTLLDPARLDLRGQLETGNDVIIDVNVIIEGQVTLGSNVTIGANCILRNCTIDDNAVIEANSIVEEASVGEACTVGPYARLRPGAVMQKNAKVGNFVEMKKATLGEGAKANHLTYLGDAEVGAKANIGAGTITCNYDGVNKSKTVIGENAFIGSNSSLVAPVNIGSGATVGAGSVITSAVDENALAVARGKQRNIQNWPRPTKK from the coding sequence ATGGCTTTCTCAGTGGTTGTTTTAGCAGCGGGTAAAGGTACTCGTATGAAATCGTCGTTGCCAAAGGTATTACATAAAGTGGGCGGCGTGCCTATGGTGCAGCGAATTATCAACACCGTTAAATCACTGGGTGCGGATAATATTCATTTGGTCTACGGCCATGGCGGTGACCAGCTAAAGGAAACGATAGCTGAAGATAATTTAAATTGGTGCTTACAGGCCGAACAGTTAGGAACAGGTCACGCCGTTCAGCAAGCAGCGCCACATATTAAAGATGATGAAGATGTACTTCTTCTTGTTGGCGATGCACCACTTATTCGTGAAGAAACATTGAGCGCATTAAAATCAGCGAAGGAGAGCTGTGACTTAGCCTTGTTGACTGTAAATTTAGACGACCCTACAGGTATGGGGCGCATTATTCGCGAAAACGACAATATTACCGCGATAGTCGAGCATAAAGACGCTACAGAAGCACAGCGTGAAATTAAAGAAATCAATACCGGCATGATGATGATGTCTGGCAAAGACCTTAAACGCTGGTTGGGCGAGTTAAGCAACGACAATGCCCAGGGTGAATATTACCTTACGGATGTCATCGCAATGGCTGCCGCGGAAGGCAAGCGTATTCAGTCTGCTCAACCGCAGTCAGCGGTAGAAGTGGAAGGCGTAAACAACCGGTTGCAGCTAGCTAACTTAGAACGTGCACTTCAACACCGTCAAGCCGACGAGCTGATGATGAACGGGGTTACTTTATTGGATCCCGCTCGTTTGGATTTACGCGGCCAGCTAGAAACCGGTAATGACGTAATTATCGACGTTAACGTCATTATTGAAGGTCAGGTTACGCTAGGCAGTAACGTTACTATTGGCGCTAACTGTATCCTGCGAAACTGTACCATTGACGATAACGCCGTGATTGAAGCAAATTCTATTGTTGAAGAAGCCAGTGTTGGTGAGGCTTGTACAGTTGGACCTTACGCTAGATTGCGCCCTGGTGCAGTAATGCAGAAAAATGCCAAGGTGGGTAATTTCGTAGAAATGAAGAAGGCCACGTTAGGTGAAGGCGCCAAAGCGAATCATTTAACCTATTTAGGCGATGCAGAAGTTGGTGCTAAAGCGAACATCGGCGCAGGTACAATTACCTGTAACTATGACGGCGTGAATAAGTCTAAAACCGTGATTGGCGAAAACGCTTTTATTGGTTCCAACTCGTCGCTTGTTGCGCCAGTAAATATTGGTAGTGGCGCGACTGTGGGGGCTGGTTCTGTGATCACCTCAGCGGTCGACGAAAATGCACTAGCTGTTGCTCGTGGCAAACAGCGCAACATTCAAAATTGGCCGCGTCCTACCAAAAAATAA
- a CDS encoding sensor domain-containing diguanylate cyclase has protein sequence MNTFRTLHRSILVLFAVVVIAIVTLVHFSISKIVAEQSRAQQQSLSPAISLIVEQLLKPLHISEALGHSTELVDLMDGENIDQEAVFKTLDRLENEFGLSFFIASEADRKQYNSDGSIINLIEGEVSWYFKYRDYPVDAVADIGKWEDTHFYIDIKIHDEDGRFLGFFGVGKSLRSFIEVFDTYKQEYGYDFLFVDGEGDIMLSSDPSLIASYSDFTNLSELPWYASLPMTIQSEQALNNKLVTIDQKDFLIAEVKLNQFGWTVFLLSPLEDRQAEISQAFIFSVVTLLVVVFSLFLLIYNLLYYFRKDMQPDLVVRHSNRLPEKDNLQLIYKTLLAEHKSLSVMLVSVDEFSEIVDAHGGNAGDDILDKVVSYLAENIREQDVVGRWSSAEFIILLPHTGPHVAFDMAQNLRHGIATLPPLQDLPEVVITASIGISYTASPRAMHEVTAHAEDALYQAKRDGSNLVRMQLID, from the coding sequence GTGAACACATTTCGTACACTACATAGAAGTATTCTGGTGTTATTTGCGGTAGTGGTTATCGCCATTGTGACACTGGTTCATTTCAGTATTTCAAAAATCGTTGCCGAACAAAGTCGAGCGCAGCAACAGTCATTGTCGCCTGCTATTTCGCTTATCGTTGAGCAACTTCTTAAGCCACTGCATATTTCTGAAGCTTTGGGGCATTCTACTGAACTGGTAGACTTAATGGATGGCGAGAATATAGACCAAGAAGCCGTTTTCAAAACATTGGATCGTCTTGAAAACGAATTTGGTTTATCTTTTTTCATTGCCAGTGAAGCTGACAGAAAACAATACAATTCTGATGGCAGCATTATTAACCTTATTGAAGGTGAAGTGAGCTGGTACTTCAAATACCGCGATTATCCCGTCGATGCCGTTGCCGATATTGGTAAGTGGGAAGACACGCACTTTTATATTGATATAAAAATTCACGATGAAGATGGTCGCTTTTTAGGCTTTTTCGGCGTAGGAAAAAGCTTACGTAGCTTTATTGAAGTATTTGATACTTACAAACAAGAATACGGCTATGACTTCTTATTTGTAGATGGCGAGGGAGACATTATGTTGTCTTCAGACCCAAGCCTTATTGCCTCTTATTCTGATTTTACCAACTTATCTGAACTTCCCTGGTATGCCAGTCTCCCCATGACGATTCAAAGCGAGCAAGCGTTGAACAATAAGTTAGTTACTATTGACCAAAAAGACTTTCTTATTGCCGAAGTTAAGCTAAATCAATTCGGGTGGACCGTATTTCTATTAAGCCCGCTAGAAGACCGCCAGGCAGAAATTTCTCAAGCGTTTATCTTTAGCGTGGTAACACTGCTTGTGGTTGTATTCTCACTGTTCTTGCTGATCTACAACCTTCTGTATTATTTCAGAAAAGATATGCAGCCAGACTTAGTGGTACGCCACAGCAACCGTCTGCCTGAAAAGGATAATTTACAGCTTATTTATAAAACGTTATTGGCCGAGCACAAGTCACTAAGCGTTATGTTGGTAAGTGTTGATGAGTTTTCAGAAATTGTTGACGCTCATGGAGGAAACGCAGGCGACGACATTCTCGATAAAGTGGTGTCTTATCTCGCTGAAAACATACGCGAACAGGACGTAGTAGGCAGATGGAGTAGCGCTGAATTTATTATCCTATTACCTCACACTGGCCCACACGTGGCATTCGATATGGCGCAAAACCTTCGACACGGCATTGCTACGCTTCCCCCTCTTCAAGATTTGCCCGAGGTAGTAATTACCGCTTCTATTGGTATTTCATATACTGCGTCACCTCGCGCTATGCACGAGGTAACCGCACATGCTGAAGACGCGCTTTATCAAGCTAAACGCGACGGCAGCAATTTAGTAAGAATGCAGCTGATAGACTAG
- a CDS encoding TnsA endonuclease N-terminal domain-containing protein, whose amino-acid sequence MKKLQWLTREEIDKRFASGRGMGRKSEYQPWIYIQEISSDGTSYRALSHRTGRVVHLLSKLEYLAFSLYDWNESIYDIREQYPFALETTLEVADKAGIKHPQKGNKYHVFTTDLLLDFDGLESNQIAIQVKYNDELMDKNVIAKLEIERRSCLAKGMQWKLITELDIPHVQQANIDWILGGKDLHIGESIQMQVYDLWEEIKRFPDIKLAKACSDYDKRHGLPLGEALKLARNAFSYRLLAFDIHKPYQYLICSDIHSVSFGFDSGDLYAVG is encoded by the coding sequence ATGAAGAAACTGCAATGGCTGACAAGAGAAGAAATCGATAAGCGCTTCGCAAGCGGCAGAGGAATGGGCCGTAAAAGCGAATATCAGCCATGGATTTACATTCAAGAAATATCCAGTGATGGCACGAGTTATCGTGCCTTATCTCACCGCACCGGCAGAGTAGTTCACTTGCTTTCCAAGCTAGAATACCTTGCTTTTTCACTCTACGACTGGAATGAGTCAATTTATGACATTCGAGAGCAGTATCCGTTTGCTCTAGAAACCACTCTGGAAGTAGCCGACAAAGCGGGCATAAAACATCCGCAAAAAGGCAATAAATATCACGTATTCACCACTGATTTGTTATTAGACTTTGATGGGTTAGAGAGCAATCAAATCGCGATTCAGGTCAAATACAATGATGAGCTGATGGATAAAAATGTTATTGCTAAGCTCGAAATAGAGAGGCGAAGTTGTCTGGCCAAAGGAATGCAGTGGAAGTTAATTACTGAACTCGACATACCTCATGTTCAACAAGCCAATATTGACTGGATACTAGGAGGAAAAGACCTTCACATTGGCGAATCTATTCAAATGCAAGTTTATGATCTTTGGGAAGAGATAAAGCGCTTCCCTGACATTAAGCTCGCTAAAGCATGCTCAGATTATGATAAGCGTCATGGCCTACCGTTAGGTGAAGCATTAAAGCTAGCTCGAAACGCCTTTAGCTATCGATTGCTGGCGTTTGATATCCATAAGCCCTATCAATATCTTATCTGCTCTGACATCCATAGCGTGTCCTTCGGGTTCGATAGCGGAGATTTATATGCTGTTGGTTAA